A genomic region of Phragmites australis chromosome 2, lpPhrAust1.1, whole genome shotgun sequence contains the following coding sequences:
- the LOC133908030 gene encoding peroxisomal ATPase PEX6-like isoform X2, which produces MEHSSSSSLFASVVGVGVGVGLGLGLVSARLALSTPGGGSGGGASAKEVEAELRRLVVDGRETGVTFSNFPYYFSEQTRLALTSAAYPYLSQTVLPKHIQVFSDTSRTILLCGPSETCLQSLAKAVAHEFNARLLALDIFELSRQIQHKYGSPSNAQVPKGSTTESTLDRVYGFVESFNILRKKAEPTGSSDHEKGILDLRTSYCRYKNIQSLGVPGAKDNDSEFMEDDDLVRRSWGLDEKILIQALYKIIVSVSECSPVILYIRDVNLFLDSSERAYSMFQKMLNKLSGRVLIIGSYFLNADQDSDDVDEDVSDLFPYILETKPPKEEDHLEKWKTQMESDMAKIQSEMFINYVTEILSANNLECGDFSSVSPDDYVAITNYINEIMAPAVSYHLMNNKDPEYKNGRLVVSSTSLSHGLRIFQESNLGKDTVETDESKVTKYNEYEKRIRESVIPASETGVTFDDIGALADIKESIQELVMLPLQRPDLFNGGLLKPCRGVLLFGPPGTGKTMLAKAIANEAGASFMNISMSFITSKWYGEAEKSIRALFSLAAKIAPAIIFVDEVDSMLGTRERSNENEVSRRIKNEFMTHWDGLLSKSNERILVLAATNRPFDLDEAIIRRFEHRIMVGLPTRESRELILKKLLSKEKVENIDFKELAKMTEGYSGSDLKNLCVTAAYGPLRELLRKEKERKKDKKEKEVKVEDEQAENLKNEESGKEKPESSKGKKDESEKGIKGETEETDETTAIRPLNMEDLRQAKDQVAASFASGGVVMNDIKEWNELYGKGGSRKKQQPTYFL; this is translated from the exons ATggagcacagcagcagcagcagcctgtTCGCGTCGGTGGTAGGCGTGGGCGTGGGCGtgggcctcggcctcggcctggTGTCGGCGCGGCTCGCGTTGTCGACTCCGGGCGGCGGCTCCGGTGGCGGCGCCTCAGCtaaggaggtggaggcggagctCCGGCGGCTGGTCGTCGACGGGCGCGAGACCGGCGTGACCTTTTCCAACTTCCCCTACTACTTCAG TGAGCAAACGCGTCTGGCGCTGACGAGCGCGGCGTACCCCTACCTGAGTCAGACTGTCCTGCCAAAGCACATCCAGGTCTTCTCCGACACGAGTCGCACGATATTGCTCTGCGGCCCATCAG AGACGTGCCTGCAGTCGCTCGCGAAGGCTGTCGCGCACGAGTTCAATGCCCGCCTGCTGGCACTCGATATCTTCGAGCTCTCGCGTCAG ATCCAGCACAAGTACGGCAGCCCGAGCAATGCACAG GTTCCTAAAGGATCCACAACCGAGTCAACCTTGGATAGAGTGTATGGTTTTGTTGAATCTTTCAACATATTGCGCAAGAAGGCTGAACCAACAG GATCATCGGATCATGAAAAGGGCATTCTGGATTTAAGGACTAG CTATTGTCGTTATAAGAACATACAGTCACTTGGGGTACCTGGTGCGAAGGACAATGACTCAGAATTTATGGAAGATGATG ATTTAGTTAGACGAAGCTGGGGTTTAGATGAGAAAATTCTCATACAGGCCCTATACAAG ATCATAGTTTCCGTTTCTGAATGCAGTCCAGTTATTCTTTATATAAGGGATGTTAATCTATTCCTTGATAGTTCGGAGAGAGCATATTCTATGTTCCAGAAAATGTTGAACAAACTATCTGGACGAGTGTTGATAATCGGTTCATACTTCCTTAATGCTGATCAAGATAGTGATGATGTTGATGAGGATGTGAGTGATCTATTCCCGTACATTCTGGAGACTAAGCCTCCCAAAGAAGAGGATCATCTTGAGAAATGGAAAACCCAAATGGAAAGTGATATGGCAAAAATCCAGAGTGAAATGTTTATAAACTACGTTACAGAGATTCTCTCAGCAAACAATCTGGAGTGTGGTGATTTCAGTTCTGTCTCTCCAGATGATTATGTAGCTAttacaaattacataaatgAAATTATGGCCCCAGCAGTCTCTTACCATTTGATGAATAACAAGGACCCCGAATACAAAAACGGGAGGCTCGTTGTATCTTCGACGAG CTTATCTCATGGACTAAGAATTTTCCAAGAGAGCAACCTTGGGAAAGATACGGTGGAAACAGATGAGTCAAAG GTTACTAAATACAACGAATACGAAAAGCGGATCAGAGAATCGGTTATACCTGCCAGTGAAACAGGAGTGACATTTGACGACATTGGAGCACTAGCTGATATCAAAGAGTCAATTCAGGAGCTTGTCATGCTTCCACTTCAACGGCCTGACCTCTTCAATGGTGGCCTTTTGAAACCATGCAGGGGAGTTCTACTGTTTGGACCACCTGGAACCGGGAAAACTATGCTTGCCAAGGCCATAGCCAACGAAGCTGGTGCTAGCTTCATGAACATCTCGATGTCCTTCATCACATCGAAATGGTATGGAGAGGCAGAGAAAAGCATTCGGGCATTGTTCAGTCTGGCTGCAAAAATTGCACCAGCCATCATTTTCGTGGACGAGGTGGACAGCATGTTAGGGACACGCGAACGATCAAATGAAAATGAGGTCTCAAGGAGGATAAAGAATGAATTCATGACGCATTGGGATGGACTCTTGTCCAAGTCCAATGAAAGGATTCTTGTGCTTGCTGCGACGAACAGACCGTTTGACCTTGATGAAGCGATCATCAGGCGGTTCGAGCACAG AATCATGGTTGGCCTGCCAACTCGTGAGAGTAGAGAGCTTATTTTGAAGAAGCTGTTGTCTAAAGAAAAGGTTGAAAACATTGACTTCAAGGAACTTGCGAAAATGACTGAAGGATACAGTGGCAGTGATCTAAAG AATCTTTGCGTGACGGCTGCTTATGGTCCTCTCAGAGAGCTACTtcggaaagaaaaagaaaggaagaaa gataagaaggaaaaagaagtaAAAGTGGAGGATGAGCAAGCTGAGAACCTGAAAAATGAAGAAAGCGGGAAAGAAAAACCGGAAAGCAGTAAAGGCAAGAAAGACGAATCAGAGAAAGGTATCAAGGGCGAAACTGAAGAGACTGATGAAACCACTGCCATCAGGCCGTTAAACATGGAGGACTTGAGGCAGGCAAAGGATCAA GTCGCCGCAAGCTTTGCTAGTGGAGGTGTCGTCATGAATGATATCAAGGAGTGGAATGAGCTCTATGGCAAAGGCGGGTCGAGGAAGAAGCAACAACCGACATACTTCCTGTAG
- the LOC133908030 gene encoding peroxisomal ATPase PEX6-like isoform X1, producing the protein MEHSSSSSLFASVVGVGVGVGLGLGLVSARLALSTPGGGSGGGASAKEVEAELRRLVVDGRETGVTFSNFPYYFSEQTRLALTSAAYPYLSQTVLPKHIQVFSDTSRTILLCGPSETCLQSLAKAVAHEFNARLLALDIFELSRQIQHKYGSPSNAQVEVPKGSTTESTLDRVYGFVESFNILRKKAEPTGSSDHEKGILDLRTSYCRYKNIQSLGVPGAKDNDSEFMEDDDLVRRSWGLDEKILIQALYKIIVSVSECSPVILYIRDVNLFLDSSERAYSMFQKMLNKLSGRVLIIGSYFLNADQDSDDVDEDVSDLFPYILETKPPKEEDHLEKWKTQMESDMAKIQSEMFINYVTEILSANNLECGDFSSVSPDDYVAITNYINEIMAPAVSYHLMNNKDPEYKNGRLVVSSTSLSHGLRIFQESNLGKDTVETDESKVTKYNEYEKRIRESVIPASETGVTFDDIGALADIKESIQELVMLPLQRPDLFNGGLLKPCRGVLLFGPPGTGKTMLAKAIANEAGASFMNISMSFITSKWYGEAEKSIRALFSLAAKIAPAIIFVDEVDSMLGTRERSNENEVSRRIKNEFMTHWDGLLSKSNERILVLAATNRPFDLDEAIIRRFEHRIMVGLPTRESRELILKKLLSKEKVENIDFKELAKMTEGYSGSDLKNLCVTAAYGPLRELLRKEKERKKDKKEKEVKVEDEQAENLKNEESGKEKPESSKGKKDESEKGIKGETEETDETTAIRPLNMEDLRQAKDQVAASFASGGVVMNDIKEWNELYGKGGSRKKQQPTYFL; encoded by the exons ATggagcacagcagcagcagcagcctgtTCGCGTCGGTGGTAGGCGTGGGCGTGGGCGtgggcctcggcctcggcctggTGTCGGCGCGGCTCGCGTTGTCGACTCCGGGCGGCGGCTCCGGTGGCGGCGCCTCAGCtaaggaggtggaggcggagctCCGGCGGCTGGTCGTCGACGGGCGCGAGACCGGCGTGACCTTTTCCAACTTCCCCTACTACTTCAG TGAGCAAACGCGTCTGGCGCTGACGAGCGCGGCGTACCCCTACCTGAGTCAGACTGTCCTGCCAAAGCACATCCAGGTCTTCTCCGACACGAGTCGCACGATATTGCTCTGCGGCCCATCAG AGACGTGCCTGCAGTCGCTCGCGAAGGCTGTCGCGCACGAGTTCAATGCCCGCCTGCTGGCACTCGATATCTTCGAGCTCTCGCGTCAG ATCCAGCACAAGTACGGCAGCCCGAGCAATGCACAGGTTGAG GTTCCTAAAGGATCCACAACCGAGTCAACCTTGGATAGAGTGTATGGTTTTGTTGAATCTTTCAACATATTGCGCAAGAAGGCTGAACCAACAG GATCATCGGATCATGAAAAGGGCATTCTGGATTTAAGGACTAG CTATTGTCGTTATAAGAACATACAGTCACTTGGGGTACCTGGTGCGAAGGACAATGACTCAGAATTTATGGAAGATGATG ATTTAGTTAGACGAAGCTGGGGTTTAGATGAGAAAATTCTCATACAGGCCCTATACAAG ATCATAGTTTCCGTTTCTGAATGCAGTCCAGTTATTCTTTATATAAGGGATGTTAATCTATTCCTTGATAGTTCGGAGAGAGCATATTCTATGTTCCAGAAAATGTTGAACAAACTATCTGGACGAGTGTTGATAATCGGTTCATACTTCCTTAATGCTGATCAAGATAGTGATGATGTTGATGAGGATGTGAGTGATCTATTCCCGTACATTCTGGAGACTAAGCCTCCCAAAGAAGAGGATCATCTTGAGAAATGGAAAACCCAAATGGAAAGTGATATGGCAAAAATCCAGAGTGAAATGTTTATAAACTACGTTACAGAGATTCTCTCAGCAAACAATCTGGAGTGTGGTGATTTCAGTTCTGTCTCTCCAGATGATTATGTAGCTAttacaaattacataaatgAAATTATGGCCCCAGCAGTCTCTTACCATTTGATGAATAACAAGGACCCCGAATACAAAAACGGGAGGCTCGTTGTATCTTCGACGAG CTTATCTCATGGACTAAGAATTTTCCAAGAGAGCAACCTTGGGAAAGATACGGTGGAAACAGATGAGTCAAAG GTTACTAAATACAACGAATACGAAAAGCGGATCAGAGAATCGGTTATACCTGCCAGTGAAACAGGAGTGACATTTGACGACATTGGAGCACTAGCTGATATCAAAGAGTCAATTCAGGAGCTTGTCATGCTTCCACTTCAACGGCCTGACCTCTTCAATGGTGGCCTTTTGAAACCATGCAGGGGAGTTCTACTGTTTGGACCACCTGGAACCGGGAAAACTATGCTTGCCAAGGCCATAGCCAACGAAGCTGGTGCTAGCTTCATGAACATCTCGATGTCCTTCATCACATCGAAATGGTATGGAGAGGCAGAGAAAAGCATTCGGGCATTGTTCAGTCTGGCTGCAAAAATTGCACCAGCCATCATTTTCGTGGACGAGGTGGACAGCATGTTAGGGACACGCGAACGATCAAATGAAAATGAGGTCTCAAGGAGGATAAAGAATGAATTCATGACGCATTGGGATGGACTCTTGTCCAAGTCCAATGAAAGGATTCTTGTGCTTGCTGCGACGAACAGACCGTTTGACCTTGATGAAGCGATCATCAGGCGGTTCGAGCACAG AATCATGGTTGGCCTGCCAACTCGTGAGAGTAGAGAGCTTATTTTGAAGAAGCTGTTGTCTAAAGAAAAGGTTGAAAACATTGACTTCAAGGAACTTGCGAAAATGACTGAAGGATACAGTGGCAGTGATCTAAAG AATCTTTGCGTGACGGCTGCTTATGGTCCTCTCAGAGAGCTACTtcggaaagaaaaagaaaggaagaaa gataagaaggaaaaagaagtaAAAGTGGAGGATGAGCAAGCTGAGAACCTGAAAAATGAAGAAAGCGGGAAAGAAAAACCGGAAAGCAGTAAAGGCAAGAAAGACGAATCAGAGAAAGGTATCAAGGGCGAAACTGAAGAGACTGATGAAACCACTGCCATCAGGCCGTTAAACATGGAGGACTTGAGGCAGGCAAAGGATCAA GTCGCCGCAAGCTTTGCTAGTGGAGGTGTCGTCATGAATGATATCAAGGAGTGGAATGAGCTCTATGGCAAAGGCGGGTCGAGGAAGAAGCAACAACCGACATACTTCCTGTAG